A window of the Miscanthus floridulus cultivar M001 chromosome 14, ASM1932011v1, whole genome shotgun sequence genome harbors these coding sequences:
- the LOC136505313 gene encoding cytochrome P450 94C1-like, with amino-acid sequence MAAAADAALPWAAQCAGMALFASSLCLVALALVLMLLRRWPWCSCHVCRAYLTGSWVRDFTNLGDWYAHLLRESPTGTVHVHVLGCTVTANPANVEYMLKTNFDNFPKGKTFSALLGDLLGRGIFNVDGHAWRHQRKMASLELGSVAVRSYAFGIIAQEVQARLIPLLAAAADAGAVVDLQDVFRRFAFDTICKISFGLDPGCLELDMPVSKLADAFDTATRFCAMRGAAASPLLWRAKRLLNVGSERELREAIKLVDELAAAMIRERRKLGVANSHDLLSRFMASAGAGDAHHDVDDKYLRDIVVSFLLAGRDTVSSALTTLFMLLSKNPTVAAAMRAEACDGGGSEAPLTYEHLKRLHYTHAVLYENMRLFPPVQFDSKFCAGPDVLPDGTYVSGGTRVMYHPYAMGRMPRIWGADHGAFRPDRWLNGAGGSFVPESLYKYPVFQAGLRVCLGKELAVTEMKAVAVAVVRAFDVQVVGDSGSAACAPKFVSGLTASISGGLPVRISRRVRS; translated from the coding sequence ATGGCAGCAGCAGCTGATGCCGCCTTGCCCTGGGCAGCGCAGTGCGCGGGCATGGCCCTGTTCGCCTCCTCCCTCTGCTTGGTGGCGCTGGCCCTGGTGCTCATGCTCCTCCGCCGCTGGCCGTGGTGCAGCTGCCATGTCTGCCGGGCGTACCTCACGGGGTCGTGGGTGCGGGACTTCACCAACCTCGGCGACTGGTACGCGCACCTCCTCCGGGAGTCGCCCACGGGCACCGTCCACGTCCACGTGCTGGGCTGCACCGTCACCGCCAACCCGGCCAACGTCGAGTACATGCTCAAGACCAACTTCGACAACTTCCCCAAGGGCAAGACCTTCTCCGCTCTCCTCGGGGACCTCCTCGGCCGCGGCATCTTCAACGTCGACGGCCACGCGTGGCGCCACCAGCGCAAGATGGCCAGCCTCGAGCTCGGCAGCGTCGCCGTGCGCTCCTACGCCTTCGGTATCATCGCCCAGGAGGTGCAGGCCCGCCTCATAccgctcctcgccgccgccgccgacgccggcgcGGTGGTCGACCTGCAGGACGTGTTCCGCCGCTTCGCCTTCGACACCATCTGCAAGATCTCCTTCGGCCTCGACCCGGGCTGCCTCGAGCTGGACATGCCCGTGTCCAAGCTCGCCGACGCCTTCGACACCGCCACGCGCTTCTGCGCCATGCGCGGGGCCGCCGCGTCGCCGCTGCTCTGGCGGGCCAAGCGCCTGCTCAACGTCGGCTCCGAGCGGGAGCTCagggaggccatcaagctcgtcgaCGAGCTCGCCGCCGCCATGATACGGGAGCGCCGCAAGCTGGGCGTCGCCAACAGCCACGACCTCCTGTCCCGCTTCATGGCCTCGGCCGGGGCCGGCGACGCGCACCACGACGTCGACGACAAGTACCTCCGCGACATCGTCGTCAGCTTCCTCCTCGCAGGGCGCGACACCGTGTCCTCCGCGCTCACCACGCTCTTCATGCTCCTGTCCAAGAACCCGACCGTGGCGGCCGCCATGCGCGCCGAGGCCTGCGACGGCGGCGGCTCGGAGGCGCCGCTCACCTACGAGCACCTCAAGCGCCTGCACTACACCCACGCGGTGCTGTACGAGAACATGCGCCTGTTCCCGCCGGTGCAGTTCGACTCCAAGTTCTGCGCCGGGCCCGACGTTCTCCCCGATGGCACCTACGTGTCCGGCGGCACGCGCGTGATGTACCACCCCTACGCCATGGGCCGCATGCCGCGCATCTGGGGCGCCGACCACGGCGCGTTCCGCCCAGACCGGTGGCTCAACGGCGCCGGCGGCTCGTTCGTCCCAGAGAGCCTGTACAAGTATCCGGTGTTCCAGGCGGGCCTCCGCGTGTGCCTCGGCAAGGAGCTTGCCGTCACCGAGATGAAGGCGGTCGCAGTGGCCGTGGTGAGAGCGTTCGACGTCCAGGTCGTCGGGGACAGTGGCAGCGCCGCCTGCGCGCCAAAGTTCGTGTCGGGGCTCACCGCCTCCATCAGCGGCGGCCTCCCAGTGAGGATTAGTAGAAGAGTTCGTAGCTAG